From a region of the Bremerella alba genome:
- a CDS encoding RHS repeat-associated core domain-containing protein has product MLLNIQHTSFVHMLFAGVIEDYVYDELNRLDVLTHYAPDATPEDLSDNDKLAEFDYEVRADGKRTGVTETYWLDSDENGTPEPHVVDIDWTYDELGRLVEESIDHFDNQFDQTEWFEYDLVGSRTKKELDSDFNGTVDEAISYLYDANDRLQTEERDVNNDSTVDVTTTYDYDHTQQTSKSAFDNLAQADLSQTSFTYDLQGRLYTATVTSFTSGVESRIEKTTYDYDASGIRVSALHQVDTDANGTWDETTSTEYLVDHQNFTGYQQVIKETVYDENGNVIKTITYNFGHDEISQTVTQYDGSGNVTSEETHIFGHDGHGSVKVLYDAAAAILQVYTYEAYGQMLAIHNAIAAVVSTGALTSLQYSGEQFDSRIGQQYLRARYYDPNSGRFNRLDPFAGNSSDPQSFHKYLYTHGNPVMGVDPSGEILIGALAGLAVGNYVRKADTKRALTGYAVAGAAIDYLALAWTRKTLWAIGLTSSKNRSLTADEKEVLEWLHKNANHPYSRSDVSSVLNSVDLAEGSSLGIGDWASVFGTFAYCAINFSKAGAVTIGGDIYFSNSYTVGKEWVPSAWSANNVSLLAHETTHSLQANSWGLDHFFGIYYLAETIAYGYRESIPEIEGYAMQAAVDQLIAKYPNIIVDILAGNVPPGASMDLQNFYSVEEANLRAKYARQ; this is encoded by the coding sequence GTGCTGCTGAACATACAGCACACATCGTTTGTTCATATGTTATTCGCTGGTGTGATCGAAGACTACGTCTACGACGAACTCAACCGTCTCGACGTGCTGACCCATTACGCCCCCGATGCCACGCCGGAGGATCTGTCCGATAACGACAAGCTGGCCGAGTTTGACTACGAAGTGCGAGCCGACGGCAAGCGGACCGGCGTGACCGAAACGTACTGGCTCGACTCCGACGAGAACGGAACGCCGGAGCCCCATGTCGTCGATATCGACTGGACGTATGATGAGCTAGGCCGACTTGTCGAAGAATCGATCGATCACTTCGACAACCAGTTCGATCAGACCGAGTGGTTTGAATACGACCTGGTTGGCAGCCGTACCAAGAAGGAACTCGACAGCGACTTCAACGGCACCGTCGATGAGGCGATCAGCTACCTGTACGACGCCAACGATCGCTTGCAAACCGAAGAGCGGGATGTCAATAATGACAGTACGGTCGACGTCACCACCACGTACGACTACGACCACACGCAGCAGACCTCCAAATCGGCCTTTGACAATTTGGCCCAAGCAGACCTCTCGCAGACGAGCTTCACCTACGATCTGCAAGGCCGCCTTTATACTGCAACGGTCACGTCGTTTACAAGTGGCGTCGAGTCCCGCATCGAGAAGACAACCTACGACTACGACGCCAGCGGCATCCGTGTCAGTGCCCTGCATCAGGTCGATACCGACGCCAACGGCACCTGGGACGAAACCACAAGCACCGAGTACCTGGTAGACCACCAAAACTTCACCGGCTACCAGCAGGTGATCAAGGAAACGGTCTACGACGAAAACGGCAACGTGATCAAGACGATCACGTACAACTTCGGCCACGACGAAATCAGCCAAACCGTCACCCAGTACGACGGCAGCGGTAACGTCACCAGCGAAGAAACCCACATCTTCGGCCACGACGGCCACGGCAGCGTGAAGGTTCTCTACGACGCAGCCGCCGCCATTCTGCAGGTTTATACCTACGAAGCCTACGGCCAGATGCTGGCCATCCACAACGCCATTGCGGCAGTGGTCAGCACCGGAGCGCTCACCTCACTGCAGTACAGCGGCGAGCAGTTTGACTCACGCATCGGCCAGCAGTATCTGAGAGCGAGGTACTACGATCCGAACTCCGGGCGGTTTAATCGGCTGGATCCGTTTGCGGGTAACTCGTCAGATCCGCAGAGTTTCCATAAGTATTTGTATACGCATGGGAACCCTGTGATGGGGGTTGATCCGAGTGGTGAAATACTTATTGGAGCATTAGCTGGATTAGCCGTAGGGAATTACGTGCGAAAAGCGGATACGAAAAGAGCATTGACCGGCTATGCTGTAGCCGGTGCAGCAATCGACTACTTGGCTTTAGCGTGGACACGAAAGACACTTTGGGCAATAGGTTTGACTAGTTCTAAAAACCGATCACTTACAGCAGACGAGAAGGAGGTGCTTGAGTGGCTGCATAAGAACGCGAATCATCCATACTCACGCTCAGATGTTTCTTCTGTGCTAAACTCAGTGGATTTGGCAGAAGGCAGCTCGCTTGGCATAGGTGACTGGGCGTCAGTTTTTGGTACATTTGCATATTGTGCAATTAACTTCTCGAAGGCAGGCGCCGTAACTATAGGCGGTGATATATATTTTTCAAATAGTTATACAGTTGGCAAGGAGTGGGTGCCCAGCGCTTGGAGTGCGAACAACGTGTCATTGCTTGCGCATGAGACAACACACTCCCTCCAGGCTAATAGCTGGGGATTAGATCACTTTTTTGGCATCTACTATCTTGCGGAAACAATAGCATATGGCTACAGGGAATCAATTCCAGAAATCGAAGGCTATGCCATGCAGGCAGCGGTAGATCAGCTTATTGCAAAGTACCCTAACATTATTGTCGATATACTCGCAGGGAATGTGCCTCCAGGTGCATCAATGGACCTTCAAAACTTCTATAGTGTAGAAGAAGCTAATCTGCGGGCAAAATATGCACGGCAATAG
- a CDS encoding ISAs1 family transposase, with protein sequence MKKNQETLFNHIASEFEKFGEENYRSPKCRAHWETRKTRGRLEERIVYVAAAPRSLKETGQWADLKTIGMVYRHREADPNSQRQAPEPTSSRVTFFISSLPPKAKQVAKYVHAHWSVENSLHWTLDVTFTEDSSRVRQGSGPEILASLRRVALTLLKRDTSKRKMSIRLKRKVAGWSQQAMEAIILGS encoded by the coding sequence GTGAAGAAGAATCAGGAAACGCTATTCAATCATATCGCCAGCGAATTTGAAAAGTTCGGCGAAGAGAATTACCGTTCTCCCAAATGCCGGGCTCATTGGGAAACTCGCAAGACGCGCGGTCGTCTAGAAGAACGCATCGTCTATGTGGCCGCCGCGCCGCGAAGCTTGAAAGAGACAGGCCAATGGGCCGACTTGAAGACGATCGGGATGGTCTATCGGCACCGCGAAGCGGACCCGAACAGCCAGCGGCAAGCGCCGGAACCGACGTCGTCCCGGGTAACGTTCTTCATCAGCAGCTTGCCTCCCAAAGCGAAGCAAGTGGCGAAGTACGTCCACGCACATTGGAGTGTGGAAAACAGCCTGCACTGGACGCTGGATGTAACTTTTACCGAAGACAGCAGCCGGGTTCGCCAAGGCAGCGGCCCGGAAATCCTGGCCAGCCTGAGACGCGTGGCGCTGACCCTGTTAAAGCGAGACACTTCGAAGCGAAAAATGAGCATCCGACTCAAAAGAAAGGTCGCCGGCTGGTCGCAGCAGGCAATGGAAGCGATTATCCTCGGGAGTTAG
- the tnpA gene encoding IS200/IS605 family transposase, whose product MENYRTSSHSRFDIKFHFVWVTKYRKPILTGEVGVRLRELVREVCRANEIEILEGAVSRDHVHVLLSCPPNLSPSKVMQYIKGKSSRKLMMEFGHLQKTYWGRHLWARGYFVASSGNVTDEVIQEYIRHQDGTEPGDGGDHFRITPS is encoded by the coding sequence ATGGAAAATTACCGTACCAGTTCTCACAGTCGTTTTGATATCAAGTTTCACTTTGTGTGGGTGACCAAGTACCGCAAACCGATCCTGACCGGCGAGGTTGGCGTTCGCCTGCGAGAACTGGTTCGTGAAGTTTGTCGAGCTAACGAAATCGAAATCTTGGAGGGAGCCGTATCACGAGACCATGTTCACGTACTGTTATCGTGCCCGCCCAATCTTTCGCCCAGCAAGGTCATGCAATACATCAAGGGGAAAAGCTCCCGCAAACTGATGATGGAGTTCGGCCATTTGCAAAAAACGTATTGGGGCCGTCACCTTTGGGCACGAGGGTACTTCGTGGCCTCCAGTGGCAACGTCACCGATGAGGTGATCCAGGAATACATTCGCCACCAGGACGGAACGGAACCGGGCGATGGGGGCGACCACTTCCGAATTACTCCTTCGTGA
- a CDS encoding ISAs1 family transposase has product MITKLPEGFTVFQDLEDPRAEGGNKRHSLFDILFITLCATVAGCETYTEAEQFADERSDWFGKFLPLENGIPSHDTIGRVLAALDSHSFQACLHDWVEHLCLDLRGQGVHIDGKTLRHSFDTATNRQALHMVSAWSSGLQVCLGQIATEEKSNEITAVPMLLELLNIEGAVVTLDAMNCQRKTVAKIRDRKADYCPCDGSKTLAFRRNL; this is encoded by the coding sequence ATGATTACAAAGCTTCCGGAAGGTTTTACCGTTTTTCAAGATCTTGAAGATCCTCGTGCCGAGGGCGGCAACAAGCGGCATTCGCTGTTTGACATTCTCTTCATCACGCTCTGCGCGACGGTCGCTGGGTGCGAGACCTATACCGAAGCCGAGCAGTTCGCCGACGAGCGGAGTGATTGGTTTGGCAAGTTTTTGCCGCTTGAAAACGGCATCCCTTCGCACGATACGATCGGCCGTGTGCTGGCCGCGCTCGACTCCCACAGCTTTCAGGCTTGTCTGCACGATTGGGTCGAACACTTGTGCCTGGACCTCCGCGGCCAAGGCGTGCACATCGACGGCAAGACGTTGCGGCACAGTTTCGACACGGCCACCAATCGCCAGGCCCTGCACATGGTGAGTGCCTGGTCGAGCGGGCTGCAAGTGTGCCTCGGGCAAATCGCGACTGAAGAGAAGTCGAATGAAATTACCGCCGTACCAATGCTATTGGAACTGCTCAACATCGAAGGAGCGGTTGTCACGCTCGACGCGATGAATTGTCAGCGGAAGACGGTCGCCAAGATTCGTGATCGGAAGGCTGATTATTGTCCTTGCGATGGGTCAAAAACCCTCGCCTTCAGGCGAAACCTTTAG